One window of Drosophila gunungcola strain Sukarami unplaced genomic scaffold, Dgunungcola_SK_2 000126F, whole genome shotgun sequence genomic DNA carries:
- the LOC128265492 gene encoding mitochondrial import inner membrane translocase subunit Tim9 has product MAKSPENIALDQLDKDQMKTFSDFLMSYNKLSERCFTDCVRDFTSRDVKDTEEKCSLNCMEKYLKMNQRVSQRFQEFQVVANENALAMAQKTGKL; this is encoded by the exons ATGGCCAAGAGCCCGGAAAACATAGCGCTGGATCAGCTGGACAAGGATCAAATGAAGACG TTCTCCGACTTCCTGATGTCCTACAACAAGCTGTCCGAGAGGTGCTTCACAGACTGCGTGCGCGACTTTACATCCCGGGATGTCAAGGATACCGAG GAGAAGTGCTCGCTGAACTGCATGGAGAAGTACCTTAAGATGAACCAGCGGGTCTCGCAGCGCTTCCAGGAGTTCCAGGTGGTCGCCAACGAGAATGCCCTGGCCATGGCCCAAAAGACTGGCAAACTTTAG
- the LOC128265484 gene encoding protein prenyltransferase alpha subunit repeat-containing protein 1 translates to MEMEEERNEKKVLCEKIIRDINAVFLKDQDLASFEIIPKETNCNKSPVVHVEHNLGLESWCAQHVYDHAHRTLISHRRQTSAQQLRALQQQQQSDSLAKYLNVALLINPDVTTFWHIRRQLVQKNRLSINKELQFSALVLSIKPKSNEAFAYRRWLYSFQSADAIDWPNEIGICERAADRCASNYHAWSHRQWILQSGPCLLQSELLRTEKFMRKHISDYSCYHYRQVLLGRAYELNFALPNDSGASGGSSWPLASLQLLLANYGLKCEPKAEDLLQVLLPDVDRSAISSQRLRSFLYCCNVAASDMRLCVEQRLMYGPRDCFELHRRAALKFIVEQCVRLQMGLDSGQPLPTVHLGTFDFEKLPFLDAVRREESSLGGKHRRWCNLHLSFGYRAD, encoded by the exons ATGGAGATGGAGGAGGAACGCAACGAGAAGAAGGTGCTCTGCGAGAAGATCATCAGGGACATCAATGCGGTGTTCCTCAAGGATCAAGATCT CGCCTCCTTCGAGATCATACCCAAGGAGACCAACTGCAACAAGTCACCGGTGGTGCATGTGGAGCACAATCTGGGCCTGGAATCGTGGTGTGCTCAGCATGTCTACGACCACGCCCACCGCACCCTCATCTCCCATCGCCGCCAGACGTCGGCCCAGCAGCTCCGGGcgctccagcagcagcagcagagtgACTCGCTGGCCAAATACCTGAACGTGGCCCTGCTGATCAATCCGGACGTGACCACCTTCTGGCACATTCGCCGCCAGCTGGTGCAAAAGAATAGGCTCAGTATCAACAAGGAGCTGCAGTTCTCGGCCCTGGTGCTCTCCATCAAACCGAAGTCCAATGAGGCATTCGCCTACCGCCGCTGGCTGTACTCCTTCCAAA GTGCCGATGCCATCGACTGGCCCAACGAGATTGGGATCTGCGAAAGGGCCGCCGATAGATGTGCCAGTAACTACCACGCCTGGTCGCACCGCCAGTGGATCCTGCAGAGCGGCCCCTGCCTGCTCCAGTCGGAGCTGCTGCGCACGGAGAAGTTCATGCGCAAGCACATTAGCGACTACAGCTGCTACCATTACCGCCAGGTACTCCTGGGACGCGCGTACGAGCTCAACTTCGCGCTGCCCAACGATTCCGGCGCCAGTGGTGGCTCCTCCTGGCCTTTGGCCAGTCTGCAGCTGTTGCTGGCCAATTATGGACTAAAATGCGAACCCAAGGCGGAGGATTTGCTGCAGGTGCTGTTGCCCGATGTGGACCGCAGCGCCATAAGCAGCCAGAGGCTGAGATCGTTCCTCTACTGCTGCAATGTGGCCGCCAGCGACATGCGGCTGTGTGTGGAGCAACGGTTGATGTATGGACCGCGGGACTGCTTCGAGCTGCATCGCCGTGCGGCCCTCAAGTTCATCGTGGAGCAGTGCGTCCGCCTGCAGATGGGTTTGGACAGCGGTCAACCGCTTCCCACGGTCCATTTGGGTACCTTTGATTTTGAGAAGCTGCCGTTTTTGGATGCCGTGCGGCGCGAGGAGTCCTCTCTGGGCGGTAAGCACCGGCGCTGGTGCAATCTCCACCTGAGCTTTGGCTATCGGGCGGATTAG
- the LOC128265472 gene encoding UNC93-like protein isoform X2: MGSLPNLHELEEAERKREKRREYELLLEQRARDTSRERERLSAFAQQRKQSSYNAYIMAGLGIGGGSLSLNAAGGTGTETVGAVGTTGNGELPSGNGTNAGKSQNQALGTGSGLATTSGAPVATTTGGFALLGMGMSKKYAPQQQHSHHHQHQHHQHHQHRHSLTTRHRVLRTRSSGGAQNVWDEQMMEHLTTYSPSPISTRSHRINPVSSYQVQAALAASRRRESINSSIGATSIRRLITLNNRNCRHKVPAHVRQRVWRQFSCLSLAHGLMNCVLLPVMALQGSNAVWHHREQWLPLGPEIGSLLLSALFLVAAGMSLPSIRLMKRYGYGYLMVANYLAVVFFLLSHLYASIYTLLPAYLLLGVTLGGSAGSKAALIVHFGGRLSCSCESQSQSQSQAVDVLQEEHKMFCNRDQKVRRLARWFRVAQDLGLIGGALLASILLACSDGDFTGDCSGLVYYGNESWPPQLRDFYNRNEHGDRICGADMCPLRVHSLLAAGWANGSSIPSSVYAGFIESEPRVAGQSLLWLYVLFAMASLILSLTTMVDKVQATASPARPERSRDVSITDTLLFAGPLAYFVGTEQAYMLGDFLRAFVTCSLGIGMIAGALIGMGLMQLIVSCTLSMLLRHVKRIVVILAGFFFHSCLLLALSSWKPSSDDSALFYVIAASWGACNGMWETLLLSLVTLNHAAHVPEVQAPLQALRFLGLGLTFAGHGFLCESLKIIALVVLLVISVPPYATLEIRLEAQRKATLVSL; encoded by the exons ATGGGCAGTCTGCCGAATCTTCACGAGCTTGAGGAGGCGGAGCGCAAGCGGGAGAAGCGGCGCGAGTACGAACTTTTGCTGGAGCAGCGTGCCCGGGACACAAGTCGCGAGCGGGAGCGACTGTCCGCCTTTGCCCAGCAGCGTAAG CAATCCTCGTATAATGCATATATAATGGCCGGTCTGGGGATTGGCGGAGGATCCTTGAGCCTTAATGCCGCCGGAGGAACAGGAACTGAGACAGTCGGAGCCGTCGGAACCACCGGAAACGGCGAGCTGCCCAGTGGCAATGGAACGAATGCCGGCAAATCGCAGAACCAGGCGCTGGGCACAGGATCTGGTTTGGCCACCACTTCGGGCGCTCCAGTGGCCACCACCACCGGTGGCTTCGCGTTGCTGGGGATGGGGATGAGCAAGAAGTATGcaccacaacaacagcacTCGCACcaccatcagcatcagcaccatcagcaccaccagcaccgcCATTCGCTGACCACCAGACACCGAGTGCTCCGGACCCGCAGCTCTGGCGGAGCTCAGAACGTCTGGGACGAGCAGATGATGGAG CACTTGACCACATACTCGCCGTCGCCCATTTCGACCCGTTCGCATCGGATCAATCCCGTGTCCTCGTACCAGGTGCAGGCCGCTCTGGCGGCCTCGCGTCGTCGGGAGTCCATAAACAGCTCCATTGGGGCCACCTCTATCCGGCGGCTGATAACGCTGAACAACCGGAACTGCCGGCACAAGGTGCCCGCGCATGTGCGCCAGAGGGTGTGGCGCCAGTTCAGCTGCCTGAGCCTGGCCCACGGCCTGATGAACTGCGTCCTGCTGCCGGTGATGGCGCTGCAGGGCTCGAATGCGGTGTGGCACCACCGGGAGCAGTGGCTGCCCCTCGGGCCGGAGATCGGGTCGCTGCTGCTGAGTGCCCTCTTCCTGGTGGCCGCCGGCATGAGCCTGCCCAGCATTCGGCTGATGAAACGCTATGGCTATGGATATCTGATGGTGGCCAACTACCTGGCAGTGGTGTTCTTCCTCCTGTCCCATCTGTACGCCTCAATTTACACCCTGCTGCCGGCCTACTTGCTGCTCGGCGTGACCTTGGGCGGATCGGCTGGCTCCAAGGCGGCCCTGATTGTCCACTTTGGCGGTCGGCTAAGCTGCTCCTGCGAGTCCCAGTCGCAGTCCCAGTCGCAGGCAGTGGACGTGCTGCAGGAGGAGCACAAGATGTTCTGCAATCGGGACCAGAAGGTGCGACGCCTGGCCAGGTGGTTCCGGGTGGCACAGGATCTGGGATTGATTGGCGGAGCCCTGCTGGCCTCCATTTTGCTGGCCTGCAGCGATGGCGACTTCACGGGCGATTGCTCGGGACTGGTTTACTATGGCAACGAGAGCTGGCCGCCGCAACTGAGGGACTTCTACAACCGGAACGAGCATGGCGACCGGATCTGCGGGGCAGACATGTGTCCCTTGCGGGTGCACTCGCTCCTGGCCGCTGGCTGGGCCAATGGCAGCTCCATACCCAGCTCGGTCTACGCGGGCTTCATCGAAAGCGAGCCCCGCGTGGCTGGGCAATCCCTGCTCTGGCTCTATGTCCTCTTCGCGATGGCATCCCTGATCCTGTCCCTGACCACAATGGTGGACAAGGTCCAGGCCACGGCTTCGCCAGCTCGTCCGGAACGCTCGAGGGACGTGAGCATTACGGACACCCTGCTCTTCGCCGGTCCACTGGCCTACTTCGTGGGCACGGAGCAGGCCTACATGTTGGGCGACTTCCTGCGAGCCTTCGTGACCTGCTCCTTGGGCATTGGCATGATTGCCGGCGCTCTGATTGGCATGGGTCTGATGCAGCTCATCGTATCCTGCACGCTGAGCATGCTTCTCCGGCATGTGAAAAGGATCGTCGTTATTT TGGCCGGTTTCTTCTTCCACTCCTGTTTGCTGTTGGCCTTGTCCAGCTGGAAGCCATCGAGTGACGACAGTGCCCTGTTCTACGTGATCGCCGCCTCGTGGGGCGCTTGCAACGGGATGTGGGAGACGCTCCTGCTCTCGCTGGTCACCCTCAACCATGCCGCCCATGTGCCCGAGGTGCAGGCTCCGCTGCAGGCCCTCCGGTTCCTCGGCCTGGGACTGACCTTCGCCGGACACGGCTTCCTCTGCGAGTCGCTGAAGATCATTGCCCTGGTGGTGCTCCTGGTGATCAGCGTGCCCCCGTATGCCACCCTGGAGATCCGACTGGAGGCACAGCGCAAGGCAACGCTCGTCAGCTTATGA
- the LOC128265472 gene encoding UNC93-like protein isoform X1, whose translation MGSLPNLHELEEAERKREKRREYELLLEQRARDTSRERERLSAFAQQRKQSSYNAYIMAGLGIGGGSLSLNAAGGTGTETVGAVGTTGNGELPSGNGTNAGKSQNQALGTGSGLATTSGAPVATTTGGFALLGMGMSKKYAPQQQHSHHHQHQHHQHHQHRHSLTTRHRVLRTRSSGGAQNVWDEQMMEQHLTTYSPSPISTRSHRINPVSSYQVQAALAASRRRESINSSIGATSIRRLITLNNRNCRHKVPAHVRQRVWRQFSCLSLAHGLMNCVLLPVMALQGSNAVWHHREQWLPLGPEIGSLLLSALFLVAAGMSLPSIRLMKRYGYGYLMVANYLAVVFFLLSHLYASIYTLLPAYLLLGVTLGGSAGSKAALIVHFGGRLSCSCESQSQSQSQAVDVLQEEHKMFCNRDQKVRRLARWFRVAQDLGLIGGALLASILLACSDGDFTGDCSGLVYYGNESWPPQLRDFYNRNEHGDRICGADMCPLRVHSLLAAGWANGSSIPSSVYAGFIESEPRVAGQSLLWLYVLFAMASLILSLTTMVDKVQATASPARPERSRDVSITDTLLFAGPLAYFVGTEQAYMLGDFLRAFVTCSLGIGMIAGALIGMGLMQLIVSCTLSMLLRHVKRIVVILAGFFFHSCLLLALSSWKPSSDDSALFYVIAASWGACNGMWETLLLSLVTLNHAAHVPEVQAPLQALRFLGLGLTFAGHGFLCESLKIIALVVLLVISVPPYATLEIRLEAQRKATLVSL comes from the exons ATGGGCAGTCTGCCGAATCTTCACGAGCTTGAGGAGGCGGAGCGCAAGCGGGAGAAGCGGCGCGAGTACGAACTTTTGCTGGAGCAGCGTGCCCGGGACACAAGTCGCGAGCGGGAGCGACTGTCCGCCTTTGCCCAGCAGCGTAAG CAATCCTCGTATAATGCATATATAATGGCCGGTCTGGGGATTGGCGGAGGATCCTTGAGCCTTAATGCCGCCGGAGGAACAGGAACTGAGACAGTCGGAGCCGTCGGAACCACCGGAAACGGCGAGCTGCCCAGTGGCAATGGAACGAATGCCGGCAAATCGCAGAACCAGGCGCTGGGCACAGGATCTGGTTTGGCCACCACTTCGGGCGCTCCAGTGGCCACCACCACCGGTGGCTTCGCGTTGCTGGGGATGGGGATGAGCAAGAAGTATGcaccacaacaacagcacTCGCACcaccatcagcatcagcaccatcagcaccaccagcaccgcCATTCGCTGACCACCAGACACCGAGTGCTCCGGACCCGCAGCTCTGGCGGAGCTCAGAACGTCTGGGACGAGCAGATGATGGAG CAGCACTTGACCACATACTCGCCGTCGCCCATTTCGACCCGTTCGCATCGGATCAATCCCGTGTCCTCGTACCAGGTGCAGGCCGCTCTGGCGGCCTCGCGTCGTCGGGAGTCCATAAACAGCTCCATTGGGGCCACCTCTATCCGGCGGCTGATAACGCTGAACAACCGGAACTGCCGGCACAAGGTGCCCGCGCATGTGCGCCAGAGGGTGTGGCGCCAGTTCAGCTGCCTGAGCCTGGCCCACGGCCTGATGAACTGCGTCCTGCTGCCGGTGATGGCGCTGCAGGGCTCGAATGCGGTGTGGCACCACCGGGAGCAGTGGCTGCCCCTCGGGCCGGAGATCGGGTCGCTGCTGCTGAGTGCCCTCTTCCTGGTGGCCGCCGGCATGAGCCTGCCCAGCATTCGGCTGATGAAACGCTATGGCTATGGATATCTGATGGTGGCCAACTACCTGGCAGTGGTGTTCTTCCTCCTGTCCCATCTGTACGCCTCAATTTACACCCTGCTGCCGGCCTACTTGCTGCTCGGCGTGACCTTGGGCGGATCGGCTGGCTCCAAGGCGGCCCTGATTGTCCACTTTGGCGGTCGGCTAAGCTGCTCCTGCGAGTCCCAGTCGCAGTCCCAGTCGCAGGCAGTGGACGTGCTGCAGGAGGAGCACAAGATGTTCTGCAATCGGGACCAGAAGGTGCGACGCCTGGCCAGGTGGTTCCGGGTGGCACAGGATCTGGGATTGATTGGCGGAGCCCTGCTGGCCTCCATTTTGCTGGCCTGCAGCGATGGCGACTTCACGGGCGATTGCTCGGGACTGGTTTACTATGGCAACGAGAGCTGGCCGCCGCAACTGAGGGACTTCTACAACCGGAACGAGCATGGCGACCGGATCTGCGGGGCAGACATGTGTCCCTTGCGGGTGCACTCGCTCCTGGCCGCTGGCTGGGCCAATGGCAGCTCCATACCCAGCTCGGTCTACGCGGGCTTCATCGAAAGCGAGCCCCGCGTGGCTGGGCAATCCCTGCTCTGGCTCTATGTCCTCTTCGCGATGGCATCCCTGATCCTGTCCCTGACCACAATGGTGGACAAGGTCCAGGCCACGGCTTCGCCAGCTCGTCCGGAACGCTCGAGGGACGTGAGCATTACGGACACCCTGCTCTTCGCCGGTCCACTGGCCTACTTCGTGGGCACGGAGCAGGCCTACATGTTGGGCGACTTCCTGCGAGCCTTCGTGACCTGCTCCTTGGGCATTGGCATGATTGCCGGCGCTCTGATTGGCATGGGTCTGATGCAGCTCATCGTATCCTGCACGCTGAGCATGCTTCTCCGGCATGTGAAAAGGATCGTCGTTATTT TGGCCGGTTTCTTCTTCCACTCCTGTTTGCTGTTGGCCTTGTCCAGCTGGAAGCCATCGAGTGACGACAGTGCCCTGTTCTACGTGATCGCCGCCTCGTGGGGCGCTTGCAACGGGATGTGGGAGACGCTCCTGCTCTCGCTGGTCACCCTCAACCATGCCGCCCATGTGCCCGAGGTGCAGGCTCCGCTGCAGGCCCTCCGGTTCCTCGGCCTGGGACTGACCTTCGCCGGACACGGCTTCCTCTGCGAGTCGCTGAAGATCATTGCCCTGGTGGTGCTCCTGGTGATCAGCGTGCCCCCGTATGCCACCCTGGAGATCCGACTGGAGGCACAGCGCAAGGCAACGCTCGTCAGCTTATGA
- the LOC128265491 gene encoding protein yippee codes for MGRIFLEHLGGLKLFNCAQCHTNLTNRSQLISTRFTGATGRAYLFKRVVNLTFSNIQERVMLTGRHMVRDVMCKNCGAKLGWMYEFATEESQKYKEGRVILEYALITEAEGFPSEAPTTSH; via the exons ATGGGACGCATTTTTCTGGAACACCTCGGCGGGCTAAAGCTCTTCAATTGTGCCCAGTGCCACACAAACCTGACCAACCGCAGCCAACTGATCAGCACCCGATTCACGGGCGCAACAG GACGCGCCTATCTGTTCAAACGGGTCGTAAACCTGACCTTCAGCAATATCCAGGAACGGGTTATGCTCACCGGACGACACATGGTGCGCGATGTCATGTGCAAGAACTGCGGCGCCAAACTGGGCTGGATGTACGAGTTCGCCACCGAGGAGTCTCAAAA ATACAAGGAGGGTCGCGTGATTCTGGAGTACGCCCTGATCACAGAAGCGGAGGGCTTTCCGTCGGAGGCCCCCACCACGAGTCATTGA
- the LOC128265482 gene encoding ubiquitin-conjugating enzyme E2 Q2 translates to MACLNTLKQEIKTLEKIFPKNHERFQILNSSVDELLCRFIDKNGKRYDIHANITETYPSSPPVWFAESEETSVTNAVQILSNTNGRDNHVINQVGILLRELCRLHNVPLPPDIDNLALPLQTPPPCASPLRCEQRPGGGGAGGGGGPHGNEETDSDQEEIEDPIGESEQESEGDEDLPLEMDDVRSTNKKDDMEVEHLATLERLRQSQRQDYLKGSVSGSVQATDRLMKELRDIYRSDAFKKNMYSIELVNESIYEWNIRLKSVDPDSPLHSDLLMLKEKEGKDSILLNILFKETYPFEPPFVRVVHPIISGGYVLIGGAICMELLTKQGWSSAYTVEAVIMQIAATLVKGKARIQFGATKALTQGQYSLARAQQSFKSLVQIHEKNGWFTPPKEDG, encoded by the exons ATGGCGTGCCTTAATACTCTGAAGCAGGAAATCAAAACTCTGGAGAAAATCTTCCCGAAGAATCACGAGCGATTTCAGATCCTTAATTCCAGCGTCGATGAGCTGCTCTGCAGGTTTATCGATAAGAATGGAAAGCGCTACGACATCCATGCCAATATAACG GAAACGTATCCCTCATCGCCACCAGTTTGGTTCGCCGAGAGTGAGGAGACGAGCGTCACAAATGCTGTTCAAATACTTAGCAATACAAATGGACGTGATAATCACGTGATTAATCAG GTGGGCATACTGCTGCGTGAGCTCTGCCGACTACACAACGTTCCACTGCCACCCGACATCGATAATTTGGCCCTGCCGCTGCAAACGCCGCCGCCATGCGCTTCTCCACTTCGCTGCGAGCAGAGGCCAGGGGGCGGGGGAGCGGGGGGCGGCGGTGGACCGCACGGCAACGAGGAGACCGATTCGGATCAGGAGGAGATCGAGGATCCCATCGGCGAGAGCGAACAGGAGAGCGAGGGTGACGAGGACTTGCCGTTGGAAATGGATGATGTACGAAGTACAAACAAG AAGGACGACATGGAAGTGGAACACTTAGCAACTTTAGAAAGACTGCGTCAAAGTCAAAGACAAGACTATCTAAAA GGTTCCGTTTCGGGTTCCGTGCAGGCAACCGATCGCTTAATGAAGGAACTACGTGATATTTATCGATCGGACGCCTTCAAGAAGAACATGTATTCAATTGAGCTCGTCAACGAGTCGATTTACGAATGGAACATACGTCTGAAGTCTGTTGACCCGGACAGTCCGCTGCACAGTGATCTGTTAATGCTCAAGGAGAAGGAGGGCAAGGACAGCATACTACTCAATATACTTTTCAAGGAGACGTATCCCTTCGAGCCGCCCTTTGTGCGCGTCGTCCATCCGATTATCTCAG GCGGCTATGTGCTCATCGGCGGCGCCATCTGCATGGAATTGCTGACCAAACAGGGTTGGAGCTCGGCGTACACCGTGGAGGCGGTAATCATGCAAATTGCTGCCACTCTCGTCAAGGGAAAGGCGCGCATCCAGTTCGGGGCCACCAAG GCACTGACCCAGGGCCAATACAGTTTGGCACGAGCTCAGCAGAGCTTCAAGTCGCTGGTGCAAATCCACGAAAAGAATG GCTGGTTCACACCGCCCAAGGAGGATGGCTAA
- the LOC128265489 gene encoding RNA-binding protein 1, producing MPRYREWDLACKVYVGNLGSSASKYEIENAFSKYGPLRNVWVARNPPGFAFVEFEDRRDAEDATRGLDGTRCCGTRIRVEMSSGRSREGRGGGGGGGGGGGGGGSGGGGRGGGSGARAGGGGTRAGDGGGRYRSRSPRRSRTRSRSFSRDRRSRSDSRDRH from the exons ATGCCACGCTACCGGGAATGGGATTTGGCCTGCAAGGTGTACGTGGGCAACCTGGGCAGCTCCGCATCCAAGTACGAGATCGAGAACGCGTTCAGCAAGTACGGACCCTTGCGCAACGTTTGGGTGGCCCGTAATCCGCCCGGCTTCGCCTTCGTGGAGTTCGAGGATCGCCGCGATGCGGAGGACGCGACCCGTGGCCTGGACGGCACCCGCTGCTGTGGCACCCGCATCCGCGTCGAGATGTCCTCCGGCCGTTCGCGCGAGGGGcgtggtggcggcggcggaggcggtGGAGGAGGCGGCGGGGGCGGATCCGGGGGCGGAGGCCGCGGCGGAGGCAGTGGCGCCCGGGCCGGAGGAGGCGGTACAAGGGCCGGCGATGGCGGCGGTCGTTATAG ATCCCGCTCACCCCGTCGCTCCAGGACACGCAGTCGCAGCTTCTCACGGGATCGTCGCAGTCGCTCCGATTCGAGGGATCGCCATTAG
- the LOC128265477 gene encoding U3 small nucleolar RNA-associated protein 15 homolog: protein MQNNFLPLNTRRFQQRAQVETPDTVYWERLAKPELLKEHNTIDYLDFSPSDPDNFVLTCSVRVQIFNLVTKLVVKNLSRFQKTAYGATFRQDGRLLAAGDEEGHVKLFDTTSRNILRLFKGHTAPVHRTFFTADKLQLASFGDDKAVRLWDVANEKVVQTYEDSHTDYIRAGAMHPQAGHMFVSGGYDGKINLYDTRAETAVQRTLDHGAPVESMLFLPNGSIFVSAGGSQVRVWDLISGCRLLTMMSQHHKTVTCLRLGSDGRRLFSGGLDRHVKIYDVSTYKTVHTLTYPNAVVSMAVASGDQAVVAGMVDGLVSIRRMIVDSKPSHLKKISADRGRRHGKGLMHPNNTQAVDHTIKERVKGPGLKKFDVLLRQFCHKKALDDAMATQRTQKKPELAVAVINDLLHRKSLYKALTDRPDEVLVQFIDFVCNHLGEARFMRTLMMAASTILDVFERQLVAYSQQLMEALERLSSAVQEEVKLTAELMQLKGAMDMLIGVSMDSGEVAHKPIYVETKAPKMQPSQAAEKYVVFVE, encoded by the exons ATGCAGAACAACTTCCTCCCACTGAACACACGGCGGTTTCAGCAGCGGGCGCAGGTGGAGACACCGGATACTGTCTACTGGGAGCGATTGGCG AAACCGGAGCTCCTCAAGGAGCACAACACCATCGACTATCTCGACTTCAGCCccagtgacccagacaactTTGTGCTGACCTGCTCGGTGCGCGTGCAGATCTTCAATTTGGTTACAAAGCTGGTGGTCAAGAATCTCTCGCGATTCCAGAAGACCGCCTACGGGGCCACCTTTCGGCAGGATGGCCGGCTGCTGGCCGCCGGCGACGAGGAGGGCCACGTCAAGCTGTTCGACACCACCAGCCGGAACATCCTGCGTCTGTTCAAGGGACACACGGCGCCGGTGCATCGCACCTTCTTCACGGCGGACAAGCTGCAGCTGGCCAGTTTCGGCGACGACAAGGCCGTCCGCCTGTGGGACGTGGCCAACGAGAAGGTGGTGCAGACGTACGAGGACTCGCACACGGACTACATTCGTGCCGGAGCCATGCATCCGCAGGCGGGGCACATGTTCGTCTCCGGCGGGTACGATGGCAAGATCAATCTGTACGATACGCGAGCGGAGACGGCCGTGCAGCGCACCTTGGATCACGGAGCTCCGGTGGAATCCATGCTGTTCCTGCCCAACGGCTCCATCTTCGTCAGCGCCGGCGGCAGCCAGGTGCGCGTTTGGGATCTAATCAGCGGCTGCCGGCTGCTCACCATGATGTCACAGCACCACAAAACAGTGACCTGTCTGCGGCTGGGCTCCGATGGCCGTCGGTTGTTCTCCGGCGGCCTGGACCGGCATGTCAAGATCTACGATGTGAGCACCTACAAGACGGTTCACACGTTGACGTACCCCAATGCGGTGGTCAGCATGGCTGTGGCCAGCGGAGATCAGGCCGTGGTGGCCGGCATGGTGGATGGTCTGGTCTCCATTCGGCGCATGATAGTGGACAGCAAGCCCAGTCACTTGAAGAAGATCAGTGCGGATCGAGGGCGCAGGCATGGCAAAGGTCTAATGCATCCAAACAACACCCAGGCGGTGGATCACACCATCAAGGAGCGAGTCAAGGGACCGGGACTCAAGAAATTTGATGTGCTACTGCGTCAGTTTTGCCACAAGAAGGCTCTCGACGATGCGATGGCGACGCAGAGGACACAGAAGAAGCCGGAGCTGGCGGTGGCGGTCATCAATGACCTGCTGCATCGCAAATCTCTGTACAAAGCCCTCACCGATCGACCCGATGAAGTGCTCGTGCAGTTCATAGACTTTGTCTGCAATCATTTGGGTGAGGCGCGTTTCATGCGTACGCTGATGATggcagccagcacgatcctGGACGTCTTCGAGCGGCAACTGGTGGCCTACAGCCAGCAGCTGATGGAGGCCCTGGAAAGGCTGTCCTCCGCCGTCCAGGAGGAGGTGAAGCTAACCGCCGAGCTGATGCAGCTCAAGGGCGCCATGGACATGCTCATTGGCGTCTCGATGGACAGCGGGGAGGTGGCTCACAAACCCATCTACGTGGAGACCAAGGCACCCAAGATGCAGCCCTCCCAGGCGGCGGAGAAGTACGTGGTCTTCGTGGAGTGA